One region of Syntrophobacter fumaroxidans MPOB genomic DNA includes:
- a CDS encoding Stp1/IreP family PP2C-type Ser/Thr phosphatase, translating to MFKIACHGKSDVGLKRTNNEDSFAVEQNLGVAVLADGMGGAAAGELASRFFTRAALEVFSSADSNDDSNNPDPIERTFTLANRKILDHVKENPEHRGMGCTAELLAFKGPRYCLGHVGDSRTYLFRNGQLTQLTRDHSFVQDLLDKGVITPEEARVHRFRHVILRAVGTSESLSVDVMRGEVASGDLFLQCSDGLTDMVEDDLIVQILATGDPLGVKAEKLISAANAAGGYDNVTVVLSEVVPVV from the coding sequence GTGTTCAAGATAGCCTGCCATGGCAAATCCGACGTCGGCTTGAAGCGGACGAACAACGAGGATTCGTTTGCCGTCGAGCAGAACCTGGGAGTTGCGGTGCTCGCGGACGGCATGGGGGGTGCCGCCGCAGGGGAGCTGGCGAGCCGTTTTTTCACCCGTGCGGCTCTGGAAGTCTTCTCGTCGGCGGACAGCAATGATGATTCCAACAATCCGGACCCGATCGAGCGAACCTTCACTCTGGCCAACCGGAAGATACTCGACCACGTCAAGGAAAACCCCGAACACCGGGGAATGGGCTGCACAGCGGAACTGCTGGCCTTCAAGGGGCCCCGCTATTGCCTGGGGCACGTGGGAGACAGCCGGACGTACCTGTTCCGGAACGGGCAGCTGACGCAACTGACACGCGACCATTCCTTCGTGCAGGACCTCCTGGACAAAGGCGTGATCACTCCGGAGGAGGCGCGGGTCCATCGCTTTCGGCACGTGATTCTGAGGGCGGTGGGAACATCGGAATCCCTTTCCGTGGATGTCATGCGAGGGGAGGTTGCCTCCGGCGACCTTTTTCTCCAGTGCTCCGACGGCCTGACGGACATGGTGGAGGACGACCTTATCGTGCAAATCCTGGCGACGGGCGACCCGCTCGGCGTCAAGGCCGAGAAGCTGATCTCGGCGGCGAACGCGGCCGGAGGTTACGATAACGTCACGGTGGTTTTGAGCGAGGTTGTGCCCGTGGTCTGA
- a CDS encoding LysM peptidoglycan-binding domain-containing protein produces MSKALRIVLLIPVIAALFFCGCATTDQSAKQESAAAPPPAVEEPEFISHKVYAGETMASIAKWYTGKESKWREIAEDNPGLNPKALKQGDLVKVRVSLATAHTAQPSHSTRPRKAAKKKAARPGTVEEDSSAPSEDEVFGPK; encoded by the coding sequence ATGAGCAAGGCCCTGAGAATCGTTTTGCTGATCCCGGTGATCGCCGCGCTTTTCTTTTGCGGATGTGCAACGACGGATCAATCGGCAAAACAGGAAAGTGCCGCGGCTCCGCCGCCGGCGGTTGAGGAACCCGAATTCATCTCCCACAAGGTCTATGCCGGCGAGACGATGGCTTCGATCGCCAAGTGGTACACGGGCAAGGAAAGCAAATGGCGCGAGATCGCCGAGGACAATCCCGGTCTGAATCCCAAGGCTCTCAAGCAGGGAGACCTTGTCAAGGTTCGAGTCTCGCTGGCGACCGCCCACACCGCGCAGCCTTCTCACTCCACGAGACCCAGGAAAGCGGCAAAAAAGAAGGCCGCCAGGCCCGGGACCGTCGAGGAAGACTCTTCCGCCCCGTCCGAAGATGAGGTATTCGGACCGAAGTGA
- a CDS encoding FHA domain-containing protein: MITSFFLQEEGSRVIHRVSLPCVMGREEGVDLRFADPTVSHRHALISEENDHIWIDDLGSLNGIYVNDVRIEDKAPLKPGDTIRLGRLTFSVCRSYEEVAGDTIAFPSLHTMGDRRLDRQRLKWIYEITVELSEKQDPALLGERFFSRLKDIYQQDQGYLGVFKEDGSLESVFSDASLDSVPVSRSIVDRLLQNGESFILEDALGGEALNKDAAALEMKIRSALCVPLLYHNQIHGLIYLSRSVPGAYSHEDLEFLRTVSCVLAPMVENARLWAEIKGLYASTVDSLKETQSRLIEVERAAAYARLAQAMAHEIRNPLMVIGGMVRRMRRPAPDEPEGAGMQAVMSSVERIETVLREVDGFVKLPPPTKQLRKIDSLILEEIRQHDRDWKEKDIRPQLVVGTSHLMIPIDDTLFRKALSLIFRESLSNVPRGSELSISIRDRGGELEIEIGRRADRTVYCEAFDPALQHKPWVLDLFLNMGHKIIADQDGKLLLDRHSSSVFPMVIRLPRIVKP; encoded by the coding sequence ATGATCACCAGCTTTTTTCTCCAGGAAGAGGGTTCAAGAGTCATCCACCGGGTGAGCCTGCCGTGCGTGATGGGTCGCGAAGAAGGGGTGGACCTTCGGTTTGCCGACCCGACGGTTTCGCACCGCCATGCCCTCATCTCGGAGGAAAACGACCATATCTGGATCGATGACCTGGGGAGTCTCAACGGCATCTACGTGAACGATGTGAGGATCGAGGACAAGGCGCCGCTCAAACCCGGAGACACCATCCGGCTGGGACGCTTGACTTTCTCGGTGTGCAGGTCCTACGAGGAAGTGGCCGGAGACACCATCGCCTTCCCGAGCCTGCACACGATGGGCGACCGCAGGCTCGATCGCCAGCGACTCAAGTGGATCTACGAAATCACCGTCGAACTGTCGGAGAAACAGGACCCCGCTTTGCTCGGAGAGAGGTTCTTTTCCCGGCTGAAGGATATTTATCAGCAGGACCAGGGCTATCTCGGGGTTTTCAAGGAGGACGGCTCGCTGGAATCCGTCTTTTCCGACGCTTCCCTCGACAGCGTGCCCGTCAGCCGGAGCATCGTCGACCGGTTGCTGCAGAACGGGGAGTCGTTCATCCTGGAGGATGCGCTGGGCGGGGAGGCTCTAAACAAGGATGCGGCAGCGCTGGAAATGAAGATCAGGTCGGCGTTGTGCGTACCCCTGCTTTATCACAACCAGATTCACGGGCTGATCTATCTCTCGCGGAGCGTTCCCGGCGCGTACAGCCACGAAGACCTGGAATTCCTGAGAACCGTCTCGTGCGTCCTCGCCCCGATGGTTGAAAACGCGCGCCTCTGGGCCGAGATCAAGGGCCTGTATGCCTCCACCGTGGATAGCCTCAAGGAGACCCAGTCGCGGTTGATCGAGGTGGAGCGGGCGGCCGCCTATGCACGGCTGGCCCAGGCCATGGCGCACGAAATAAGAAACCCTCTCATGGTGATCGGCGGGATGGTGAGGAGGATGCGGCGGCCGGCCCCGGATGAGCCGGAAGGAGCCGGGATGCAGGCCGTCATGAGCTCCGTGGAAAGAATCGAGACCGTCCTCAGGGAGGTGGACGGCTTCGTCAAGCTTCCTCCTCCAACCAAGCAGTTGAGAAAGATCGATTCCCTCATCCTCGAGGAAATCCGGCAGCACGATCGGGACTGGAAGGAAAAGGACATCCGCCCTCAACTGGTGGTGGGCACTTCCCACCTGATGATTCCCATCGACGATACCCTCTTCCGGAAGGCATTGTCCCTGATCTTCAGGGAATCCCTGTCCAACGTTCCCCGCGGATCGGAATTGAGCATATCGATCCGGGACCGCGGCGGCGAGCTCGAAATCGAAATCGGCCGTCGGGCCGACAGGACGGTCTACTGCGAGGCTTTCGATCCTGCCCTTCAGCACAAGCCATGGGTCCTCGACCTGTTCCTGAACATGGGCCACAAGATCATCGCCGACCAGGACGGGAAGCTTCTCCTGGATCGACATTCCAGCTCCGTGTTCCCGATGGTCATCCGCTTGCCGAGGATCGTGAAACCATAG